One stretch of Janibacter limosus DNA includes these proteins:
- a CDS encoding ABC transporter ATP-binding protein: protein MLELKGVTSRYGPVTALQDVDLVAGEGRVTSVLGANGAGKTTLLRTISGLHRPESGRVTFDGQDITRMSADRMTRAGLAHVPEGRGVITELTVDENLRLGLLGRSRHREPLSVSDVVDLFPILGDRSHALAHTLSGGERQMLVIARALLATPRMLLLDEPSLGLAPRISAQIFGVIRQLVEEHGLSVLLVEQNARSALSIADVGIVLGLGKVIACDDAEVLSADENLRHAYLGY, encoded by the coding sequence GTGCTTGAGCTCAAGGGTGTGACGAGCAGGTACGGGCCGGTCACCGCACTGCAGGACGTGGACCTGGTCGCGGGGGAGGGGCGGGTCACCTCCGTCCTCGGCGCCAACGGCGCCGGCAAGACGACGCTGCTGCGGACCATCTCGGGGCTGCACCGCCCGGAGTCGGGCAGGGTGACCTTCGACGGCCAGGACATCACCCGGATGTCGGCCGACCGGATGACCCGGGCCGGGCTCGCCCACGTCCCGGAAGGGCGTGGGGTGATTACTGAGCTGACGGTCGACGAGAACCTGCGTCTGGGGCTCCTCGGCCGGTCCAGGCACCGGGAGCCGCTGTCGGTCTCGGACGTCGTGGACCTCTTCCCGATCCTCGGTGACCGCTCGCATGCGCTGGCCCACACCCTCTCCGGGGGTGAGCGACAGATGCTCGTCATCGCCCGAGCGCTGCTCGCCACGCCACGGATGCTGCTGCTCGACGAGCCCAGCCTCGGTCTGGCGCCTCGGATCAGCGCCCAGATCTTCGGGGTCATCCGGCAGCTGGTGGAGGAGCACGGCCTCTCGGTCCTGCTCGTCGAGCAGAACGCCCGCAGCGCCCTGTCCATCGCCGACGTCGGGATCGTGCTCGGTCTCGGCAAGGTCATCGCCTGCGATGACGCAGAGGTCCTCAGCGCCGACGAGAACCTGCGTCACGCCTACCTGGGCTACTGA
- a CDS encoding fatty acid desaturase, protein MTSPDTAVWRDGKRYLWLIGLVVPSLAFVAFAGRALTGWSWWLWLGPIIILGVIPAVDLLVGRDRTNPPEEAVKALEADPYYRWIVYAYVPIQYLGFAAAMYLVIRGNPVPDVLDALGLGGWLDLLPGQLGTPFELSVIERIGASISIGCVGGIAINTAHELGHKRPRHERWLSKVALAQSGYGHFYIEHNRGHHVRVATPEDPASSRLGESFYAFWPRTVFGSLRSAWRLESSRLRRRGKPVLHPGNDVLNAWAMTLVLWGAMMLWLGIGVLPYLLLQGVVGLSLLEVVNYLEHYGMRRAKVHHRDVERYERVLQSHSWNSNNIATNVFLYHLQRHSDHHANPTRRYQALRDHESAPVLPTGYAGMIVLALLPPLWRRVMDPRVAAHFDGDLTRANIDPRKRDRILVTHAAGARALAPALTAPAAQAPDEVASAACPGCGYEYLVAAGDEHEGFPAGTPWSEIPVDWACPDCGVRDKLDFVVRSA, encoded by the coding sequence GTGACGTCCCCCGACACGGCCGTCTGGCGCGACGGCAAGAGGTACCTCTGGCTGATCGGCCTGGTCGTCCCGTCGCTCGCCTTCGTGGCCTTCGCCGGTCGGGCGCTGACAGGCTGGTCATGGTGGCTGTGGCTCGGCCCGATCATCATCCTGGGCGTCATCCCCGCCGTCGACCTGCTCGTCGGCCGCGACCGGACCAACCCGCCCGAGGAGGCCGTCAAAGCCCTCGAGGCCGACCCCTACTACCGCTGGATCGTCTACGCCTACGTCCCCATCCAGTACCTCGGGTTCGCCGCGGCGATGTACCTCGTCATCCGTGGCAACCCGGTGCCGGACGTGCTGGACGCGCTCGGGCTCGGCGGCTGGCTGGACCTGCTCCCCGGTCAGCTGGGGACCCCCTTCGAGCTGTCGGTGATCGAGCGGATCGGGGCCTCGATCTCCATCGGCTGCGTCGGCGGCATCGCGATCAACACCGCCCACGAGCTGGGCCACAAGCGGCCCAGGCACGAGCGATGGCTGTCAAAGGTGGCCCTCGCCCAGAGCGGGTACGGCCACTTCTACATCGAGCACAACCGCGGCCACCACGTGCGTGTCGCCACCCCGGAGGACCCGGCCAGCTCGCGGCTCGGCGAGAGCTTCTACGCCTTCTGGCCACGCACGGTCTTCGGCTCACTGCGCAGCGCCTGGCGGCTCGAGTCGAGCCGCCTGCGGCGTCGGGGCAAGCCGGTGCTCCACCCGGGCAACGACGTGCTCAACGCCTGGGCGATGACGCTCGTGCTGTGGGGCGCGATGATGCTCTGGCTCGGCATCGGTGTCCTGCCCTACCTGCTCCTGCAGGGTGTCGTCGGCCTGAGCCTGCTCGAGGTCGTCAACTACCTCGAGCACTACGGCATGCGTCGGGCCAAGGTCCACCACCGCGACGTGGAGCGCTACGAGCGCGTCCTGCAGAGCCACTCGTGGAACTCCAACAACATCGCGACCAATGTCTTCCTCTACCACCTGCAGCGGCACAGCGACCACCATGCCAACCCCACCCGCAGGTACCAGGCGCTGCGCGACCACGAGTCCGCGCCCGTGCTGCCCACCGGGTACGCCGGGATGATCGTGCTGGCCCTGCTCCCGCCGCTGTGGCGTCGGGTCATGGACCCGAGGGTGGCGGCGCACTTCGACGGTGACCTCACCCGCGCCAACATCGACCCGCGCAAGCGCGATCGCATCCTCGTCACGCACGCTGCCGGTGCCCGCGCGCTCGCCCCGGCACTGACGGCCCCAGCGGCGCAGGCTCCGGACGAGGTCGCGTCGGCGGCCTGCCCGGGGTGCGGCTACGAGTACCTCGTCGCCGCCGGGGACGAGCACGAAGGCTTCCCGGCAGGCACCCCCTGGTCGGAGATCCCGGTCGACTGGGCCTGCCCGGACTGCGGGGTGCGGGACAAGCTCGACTTCGTCGTGCGGTCGGCATGA
- a CDS encoding TetR family transcriptional regulator — translation MTESALRERILDATAGITVGGGWAAVSMGKVASVVGVSRQTVHTEVGTKAELAEALVIREVEHFLAEVVAGFDEAPDVPTAIERSITRVLERAADSALVRGVVAAAHGADTELLPLLTTRPEQLLELATATVQGLVAPFALPLPQARIDATIEVIVRVTLSQVMHPTGSPADVAEHLAWMVRTVLDTLPRSG, via the coding sequence ATGACCGAGTCCGCGCTGCGTGAGCGGATCCTCGACGCCACCGCTGGTATCACGGTCGGTGGTGGCTGGGCGGCGGTGTCGATGGGCAAGGTCGCATCGGTCGTCGGCGTCAGCCGGCAGACGGTGCACACCGAGGTCGGGACCAAGGCCGAGCTCGCCGAGGCCCTCGTCATCCGAGAGGTCGAGCACTTCCTCGCGGAGGTGGTCGCCGGCTTCGACGAGGCGCCTGACGTGCCCACCGCGATCGAGCGCTCCATCACCCGCGTCCTCGAGCGGGCCGCGGACAGCGCCCTGGTGCGCGGCGTCGTCGCAGCCGCTCACGGCGCCGACACCGAGCTGCTGCCGCTCCTGACGACGCGACCCGAGCAGCTCCTCGAGCTGGCGACGGCAACGGTCCAGGGGCTGGTCGCCCCCTTCGCGCTGCCCCTGCCGCAGGCCCGGATCGACGCGACCATCGAGGTGATCGTGCGCGTCACCCTCTCCCAGGTCATGCACCCGACGGGCTCGCCGGCCGACGTCGCCGAGCACCTCGCGTGGATGGTGCGGACCGTGCTCGACACGCTGCCTCGCAGTGGCTGA
- a CDS encoding ABC transporter ATP-binding protein, translated as MTVPTDQQALLTLDDIVVRFGGVVALDGVHLDVRPGEVHGVIGPNGAGKTTLFNVACGFVPPTEGRIHFAGKDVTGWKPHDLVDHGVARSLQGLGLFDRLSVEDNVLIGADRHARTGFFSSLLSAPRATRDEAALKERAVEVLDRLEIADLGGRVVGSLPYPLRKRVALARALVAEPRILLLDEPASGLSETEMTELGDIILDLSREVSVLLVEHHMDLVMRVCGRLTVLDFGRVIAGGTPEEIKANPVVLEAYLGAEVEDAPTRTPGDAQASGTTKGAGRA; from the coding sequence GTGACGGTCCCCACCGATCAGCAGGCCCTGCTCACGTTGGACGACATCGTCGTCCGCTTTGGGGGTGTCGTGGCCCTGGACGGCGTCCACCTGGACGTCCGTCCGGGAGAAGTCCATGGTGTCATCGGCCCCAACGGTGCAGGCAAGACGACCCTCTTCAACGTCGCGTGCGGGTTTGTCCCGCCCACCGAGGGGCGGATCCACTTCGCCGGCAAGGACGTCACCGGCTGGAAGCCCCACGACCTCGTCGACCACGGCGTGGCGAGGTCGCTGCAGGGCCTGGGCCTCTTCGACCGGCTGAGCGTCGAGGACAACGTGCTCATCGGCGCCGACCGGCACGCCCGCACAGGCTTCTTCTCCTCCCTCCTGTCGGCCCCGCGGGCGACACGCGACGAGGCGGCGCTCAAGGAGCGCGCCGTCGAGGTCCTCGACCGGCTGGAGATCGCCGACCTCGGTGGTCGCGTCGTCGGCAGCCTGCCCTACCCCCTTCGCAAGCGGGTTGCGCTCGCACGGGCCCTCGTCGCCGAGCCCCGGATACTCCTGCTCGACGAGCCCGCATCCGGCCTCTCCGAGACGGAGATGACCGAGCTCGGCGACATCATCCTCGACCTCTCTCGTGAGGTGTCGGTCCTCCTCGTCGAGCACCACATGGATCTCGTGATGCGCGTCTGCGGCCGCCTGACCGTCCTCGACTTCGGTCGGGTCATCGCTGGTGGCACGCCGGAGGAGATCAAGGCGAACCCGGTGGTCCTGGAGGCATACCTCGGCGCGGAGGTCGAGGACGCACCCACCCGCACCCCCGGTGACGCGCAGGCGAGCGGGACGACCAAGGGAGCAGGACGTGCTTGA
- the tsf gene encoding translation elongation factor Ts: MAKNYTAADIKELRERTGAGMLDVKKALDETDGDKSKAQELLRIKGLKGITKREGRTASNGLVVAQAADGVGTLVEVLCETDFVAKGNKFVALADEVLAAAVAAKATDADSLLAAPAGEATVQELLDDANATIGEKIEVKRVARVEAPVVSAYLHKTSPDLPAQIGVLLGTDGGDAQVARDVAMHIAAFSPNVLTRDELDADVVANERRIAEETAKEEGKPEAALPKIVEGRVHGFFKDNVLLDQPFAKDAKKSVGKVLEEAGANATQFARFRVGS; encoded by the coding sequence ATGGCGAAGAACTACACCGCCGCTGACATCAAGGAGCTGCGCGAGCGCACCGGCGCCGGCATGCTCGACGTGAAGAAGGCGCTCGACGAGACCGACGGCGACAAGTCGAAGGCCCAGGAGCTCCTGCGCATCAAGGGCCTGAAGGGCATCACCAAGCGCGAGGGCCGCACGGCCTCCAACGGTCTGGTCGTCGCACAGGCCGCTGACGGCGTGGGCACGCTCGTCGAGGTCCTCTGCGAGACCGACTTCGTCGCCAAGGGCAATAAGTTCGTCGCCCTCGCGGACGAGGTCCTCGCCGCGGCCGTCGCGGCCAAGGCCACCGACGCGGACAGCCTGCTGGCTGCCCCCGCCGGCGAGGCGACCGTCCAGGAGCTCCTGGACGACGCCAACGCGACCATCGGCGAGAAGATCGAGGTCAAGCGGGTTGCCCGCGTCGAGGCCCCCGTGGTCTCGGCCTACCTGCACAAGACCAGCCCGGACCTGCCGGCCCAGATCGGTGTCCTCCTGGGCACCGATGGTGGTGACGCACAGGTGGCTCGTGACGTCGCGATGCACATCGCGGCCTTCAGCCCCAACGTCCTCACCCGGGACGAGCTCGACGCCGACGTCGTCGCCAACGAGCGTCGGATCGCCGAGGAGACGGCCAAGGAGGAGGGCAAGCCCGAGGCTGCCCTGCCCAAGATCGTCGAGGGTCGCGTGCACGGCTTCTTCAAGGACAACGTCCTGCTCGACCAGCCCTTCGCCAAGGACGCCAAGAAGTCCGTCGGCAAGGTCCTCGAGGAGGCCGGTGCGAACGCCACGCAGTTCGCCCGCTTCCGCGTCGGTTCCTGA
- a CDS encoding branched-chain amino acid ABC transporter permease has translation MQLINTLLGGFSVGMIYAAFALALVLIWQSTRIVNFAQAPMAMITTFIALKVIESGASYWIGFIVALMAGLVLGALVERLVVRYVDHDNHINPVILTLGLFIVLHALAAIVFGSSFRSFPAAFDLTGVKVGGETLALTPFSIFTILVVVAVMAALRLLFMKTDLGLTMRATAFNREVASVLGVKVNRALTLGWALAALVGSLSGLLIAGGGLVHPAYMDGVVVYGFVAAVLGGLDSAAGAVVGGLVMGIVLALVSGYLGSGLVPLAALIVLVVVLLVRPGGLFSTTKERTV, from the coding sequence GTGCAACTCATCAACACCCTCTTGGGGGGCTTCTCGGTCGGCATGATCTACGCCGCCTTCGCCCTGGCCCTCGTGCTCATCTGGCAGTCGACCCGGATCGTCAACTTCGCGCAGGCCCCGATGGCGATGATCACGACCTTCATCGCCCTCAAGGTCATCGAGTCGGGCGCGAGCTACTGGATCGGGTTCATCGTCGCGCTCATGGCCGGCCTCGTCCTCGGGGCCCTCGTCGAGCGCCTCGTGGTCCGGTACGTCGACCACGACAACCACATCAACCCGGTGATCCTCACGCTCGGCCTCTTCATCGTGCTCCACGCGCTGGCCGCGATTGTCTTCGGCAGCAGCTTTCGCTCCTTCCCCGCGGCCTTCGACCTCACCGGCGTCAAGGTCGGCGGGGAGACACTGGCCCTCACTCCCTTCAGCATCTTCACGATTCTCGTCGTCGTCGCCGTCATGGCCGCGCTGCGGCTGCTCTTCATGAAGACCGACCTGGGTCTGACGATGCGCGCGACAGCCTTCAACCGAGAGGTGGCCAGCGTCCTCGGGGTGAAGGTCAACCGTGCCCTGACGCTCGGCTGGGCGCTCGCCGCCCTCGTCGGCTCCCTCTCGGGTCTGCTCATCGCCGGAGGCGGCCTGGTCCACCCGGCCTACATGGACGGCGTGGTCGTCTACGGCTTCGTCGCCGCAGTGCTCGGCGGCCTCGACAGCGCGGCGGGCGCGGTCGTCGGCGGGCTGGTCATGGGCATCGTGCTCGCCCTCGTGAGCGGCTACCTCGGCTCCGGACTCGTCCCGCTCGCCGCACTGATCGTCCTCGTCGTCGTCCTCCTCGTGCGGCCGGGCGGCCTGTTCTCCACCACGAAGGAAAGGACGGTCTGA
- a CDS encoding branched-chain amino acid ABC transporter permease — MRRIVSSPLLRRGLAAIALLVVSVFLIDMLSDYRQSQVSSVAYLAIAAGGLSVLIGLNGQLSLGHGAFMAIGAYTVAKMLQDGKESPMLVLLVAAAVVTALVGAVVAVAAARLQGPYVAGATLALAVAVPALAVHFRDTLGGEPGLRVSSPDVPTAIDDALFFFTGTETGTSQWLATVSVACLVLTFLLLRNLSQSRVGRQWRAVRDDPVAAQLAGIDLGRSRIVCFVVSAACAGLAGGLMALVTRVAAPSGFTLILSLTLLMAVVLGGLGTLTGALIGAALLTLLPTYVTNAGSSLGLSDLQSAELAPLVLGLTTIAVVLLAPSGLVGSIAPALRRLRTPSTDTSVTTTTITRGEQS, encoded by the coding sequence ATGCGCCGGATCGTCAGTTCCCCCCTGCTGCGTCGCGGTCTGGCAGCGATCGCGCTGCTCGTCGTCTCGGTCTTCCTGATCGACATGCTCTCCGACTACCGGCAGAGCCAGGTGTCATCCGTCGCCTACCTCGCGATCGCTGCAGGTGGGCTGAGCGTTCTCATCGGGCTCAACGGTCAGCTGTCCCTGGGGCACGGCGCCTTCATGGCGATCGGCGCCTACACCGTGGCCAAGATGCTGCAGGACGGCAAGGAGTCGCCGATGCTCGTGCTCCTCGTGGCCGCGGCCGTCGTCACCGCCCTCGTCGGTGCCGTCGTCGCTGTCGCAGCGGCCCGCCTGCAGGGGCCGTATGTCGCAGGCGCCACCCTGGCGCTGGCCGTCGCGGTGCCAGCCCTCGCGGTCCACTTCAGGGACACCCTCGGCGGCGAGCCCGGTCTGCGGGTCAGCAGCCCGGACGTGCCGACGGCCATCGACGACGCACTCTTCTTCTTCACCGGTACAGAGACCGGCACCTCGCAATGGCTGGCGACTGTCTCCGTCGCTTGCCTGGTCCTCACCTTCCTCCTGCTGCGCAACCTGTCGCAGTCCCGGGTGGGGCGGCAGTGGCGGGCCGTGCGCGATGACCCGGTCGCCGCGCAGCTCGCGGGGATCGATCTCGGGCGCAGCCGGATCGTCTGCTTCGTCGTGAGCGCAGCGTGCGCCGGTCTCGCCGGTGGCCTCATGGCCTTGGTGACCCGGGTCGCCGCACCGAGCGGATTCACTCTGATCCTCTCGCTCACCCTGCTCATGGCGGTCGTGCTCGGCGGTCTGGGCACGCTCACCGGCGCACTCATCGGCGCGGCGCTGCTCACCCTTCTGCCCACCTATGTCACCAATGCCGGCTCCAGCCTTGGCCTGTCGGACCTCCAGTCCGCGGAGCTTGCACCCCTCGTGCTCGGCCTGACGACCATCGCCGTCGTGCTCCTGGCGCCATCGGGACTCGTCGGGTCCATCGCACCGGCCCTGCGCCGACTGCGGACCCCCTCAACGGACACCAGCGTCACCACCACCACCATCACCAGAGGAGAACAATCATGA
- a CDS encoding ABC transporter substrate-binding protein, whose product MSRNHLRAALAASTAAVVLAGCGAGGRDASSGGDSEGDTTGVTDTTISVGTHQPLTGVAAPGYSEINTGMKAYFDYVNEAGGIHGRKLELTVKDDGYNPTNTSKVVDELVLKDNVFAILGGLGTPTHTAVVDFLNKEEVPDLFVSSGAQLWGNDPEARPWTFGWQPDYEIEGKIMGQWIKENKPNAKVGLFLQGDELGGDGEKGLRRYVDDQIVERVEYASGNTDIGPQISKLKASGADLVVGFNTPSYTALSQLASMKLGYDPTWMYTNVGSDPKLAGELLSTFSKGKVKGGGALDGAMTTEYIPGVGEESPWVDLWEKVWKEQGGKGELTNYRVYGMSQAYLFASALQAAGKDLTRERIVDVIEQDAKNWPGPNLAPFRYSADSHLGISGMRMAKIKGLKTTALTDVLVTDLGDAEITKDETDVAAVVPPKDGLPDVEVLK is encoded by the coding sequence ATGAGCAGGAATCACCTGCGGGCAGCACTCGCCGCCAGCACGGCTGCGGTCGTGCTGGCCGGCTGCGGAGCCGGAGGGCGAGACGCGAGCTCGGGAGGGGACAGCGAGGGTGACACCACCGGGGTCACCGACACGACGATCTCCGTCGGCACCCATCAGCCCCTGACGGGCGTGGCTGCTCCCGGCTACTCCGAGATCAACACCGGCATGAAGGCCTACTTCGACTACGTCAACGAGGCGGGCGGCATCCATGGCCGCAAGCTCGAGCTGACCGTCAAGGACGATGGCTACAACCCGACCAACACCTCCAAGGTCGTCGACGAACTCGTCCTCAAGGACAACGTCTTCGCGATCCTCGGTGGCCTCGGTACCCCGACGCACACCGCCGTCGTCGACTTCCTCAACAAGGAAGAGGTCCCCGACCTCTTCGTCTCCTCCGGCGCCCAGCTGTGGGGCAACGACCCCGAGGCTCGTCCGTGGACCTTCGGCTGGCAGCCGGACTACGAGATCGAGGGCAAGATCATGGGCCAGTGGATCAAGGAGAACAAGCCCAACGCCAAGGTCGGCCTCTTCCTTCAGGGCGACGAGCTGGGCGGGGACGGGGAGAAGGGCCTACGTCGGTACGTCGACGACCAGATCGTCGAGAGGGTCGAGTACGCCTCCGGCAACACCGACATCGGTCCCCAGATCTCCAAGCTCAAGGCCTCGGGTGCCGACCTCGTGGTCGGCTTCAACACACCCAGCTACACCGCGCTGAGCCAGCTGGCGTCCATGAAGCTCGGCTACGACCCGACGTGGATGTACACCAATGTCGGCTCGGACCCGAAGCTCGCGGGGGAGCTGCTCTCCACCTTCTCCAAGGGCAAGGTCAAGGGCGGCGGTGCCCTCGACGGCGCCATGACGACCGAGTACATCCCCGGCGTGGGTGAGGAGAGCCCGTGGGTCGACCTCTGGGAGAAGGTCTGGAAGGAGCAGGGTGGCAAGGGTGAGCTGACGAACTACCGCGTCTACGGGATGTCCCAGGCCTACCTCTTCGCCTCCGCGCTCCAGGCGGCCGGCAAGGACCTCACTCGTGAGCGCATCGTCGACGTCATCGAGCAGGACGCCAAGAACTGGCCCGGTCCGAACCTGGCGCCCTTCCGCTACTCGGCCGACAGCCACCTGGGCATCTCCGGCATGCGGATGGCCAAGATCAAGGGGCTGAAGACGACCGCCCTCACCGACGTGCTCGTCACCGACCTCGGTGATGCCGAGATCACCAAGGACGAGACCGACGTCGCTGCGGTCGTGCCGCCGAAGGACGGACTGCCCGATGTCGAGGTGCTCAAGTGA
- a CDS encoding PucR family transcriptional regulator — translation MDETHREQMARAAAALLPRSNSIADAITDELLATEEASYGSAGDAVRADLRASIRAHIRYGILMLSDHTEVRGGAVDLWRETGQRRAQQGVPVAVVLHAYTLGTRLLWDALVESGQTLGVAPEVLLSTGQTLWSDLDTQCQIVRERYRREELVLHGQDAARVEEVLSSLLQGRGSDPEFAAEARRVLRLDADSELLCLVWLPRQPLTSASLASERLLNAGHASHWWMHGEHAVGIASGSADNWSRLRAVMARSVRGRVGTATCREGLTGVVAVYHHALTAATNLPPSSDGVADIVEQLPEAIVAGSPELASLLVEETIAPLLHLAGATRQALLETLGAAVRHGGSASGAAEDLVCHRNTVLYRMKRIEGLTGYSFEAPRDRLMLTLAWLAIRGGEALEPERSTP, via the coding sequence ATGGACGAGACGCACCGCGAGCAGATGGCCAGGGCCGCCGCAGCCCTGCTCCCGAGGTCCAACTCGATCGCCGACGCCATCACCGACGAGCTGCTCGCCACCGAGGAGGCGTCCTACGGTTCGGCAGGCGATGCGGTCCGGGCCGACCTGCGTGCCAGCATCCGTGCCCACATCCGCTACGGCATCCTCATGCTGTCCGACCACACGGAGGTGCGCGGTGGAGCCGTCGATCTGTGGCGCGAGACCGGGCAGCGACGAGCCCAGCAGGGTGTGCCGGTCGCGGTCGTGCTGCATGCGTACACCCTCGGTACTCGCCTGCTGTGGGACGCGCTGGTCGAGAGTGGTCAGACCTTGGGCGTCGCTCCTGAGGTCCTCCTGAGCACCGGTCAGACCCTGTGGAGCGACCTCGACACCCAGTGCCAGATCGTCCGGGAGAGGTACCGTCGCGAGGAGCTGGTGCTGCACGGTCAGGACGCTGCCCGGGTGGAGGAGGTGCTCTCCTCGCTGCTGCAGGGGCGCGGCTCCGACCCGGAGTTCGCCGCCGAGGCGCGCCGCGTGCTCCGGCTCGACGCTGACTCCGAACTGCTGTGCCTCGTGTGGCTCCCCCGCCAGCCCCTCACCTCCGCCTCGCTGGCGAGCGAGCGCCTGCTGAACGCCGGGCACGCCTCCCACTGGTGGATGCACGGGGAGCATGCCGTGGGGATCGCGTCTGGATCGGCCGACAACTGGAGCCGGCTGCGTGCGGTCATGGCGCGCTCCGTGAGGGGCCGGGTCGGCACCGCCACGTGCCGGGAGGGCCTCACCGGGGTCGTCGCCGTCTATCACCATGCGCTGACCGCGGCCACCAACCTTCCCCCGTCGAGCGACGGCGTCGCCGACATCGTCGAGCAGCTGCCGGAGGCGATCGTCGCGGGGAGCCCGGAGCTGGCCTCCCTCCTCGTCGAGGAGACGATCGCGCCCCTGCTCCACCTGGCGGGTGCAACCCGTCAGGCGCTGCTCGAGACCCTCGGCGCCGCGGTACGTCACGGCGGGTCCGCGTCCGGGGCGGCCGAGGACCTCGTCTGCCACCGCAACACGGTCCTGTACCGGATGAAGCGCATCGAGGGCCTCACCGGCTACTCCTTCGAAGCTCCCCGCGACCGACTGATGCTCACTCTGGCCTGGCTCGCCATCCGAGGGGGCGAGGCGCTCGAGCCCGAACGCTCCACTCCGTAG
- the rpsB gene encoding 30S ribosomal protein S2, producing MAVVTMRQLLESGVHFGHQTRRWNPKMKRFIMTERNGIYIIDLRQSLTYINDAYEFVKQTVSHGGTILFVGTKKQAQEPIAEQATRVGMPYVNHRWLGGMLTNFQTISKRLTRLKELEELDFDTVAGSGYTKKELLILRRERDKLDKTLGGIRNMAKVPSAVWIVDTKKEHLAVDEARKLGLPVIAILDTNCDPDEVDYKIPGNDDAIRSVTLLTRVVADAVADGLMSRGGGNANAGASAEAEPMAEWERELLAGEGETPAATEAPAAEAAATEAPAATEAPAAEGATETAIAEAPAETEAPAAEATPEAPAAEATPEA from the coding sequence ATGGCCGTCGTCACCATGCGCCAGCTCCTTGAGAGCGGCGTCCACTTCGGGCACCAGACCCGACGCTGGAACCCCAAGATGAAGCGCTTCATCATGACCGAGCGCAATGGCATCTACATCATCGACCTGCGCCAGTCGCTGACCTACATCAACGACGCCTACGAGTTCGTCAAGCAGACGGTCTCCCACGGCGGCACGATCCTGTTCGTCGGCACCAAGAAGCAGGCCCAGGAGCCCATCGCCGAGCAGGCGACGCGCGTCGGGATGCCCTACGTCAACCACCGTTGGCTCGGTGGCATGCTCACCAACTTCCAGACGATCTCCAAGCGCCTCACGCGTCTGAAGGAGCTCGAGGAGCTGGACTTCGACACCGTGGCCGGCTCGGGCTACACGAAGAAGGAGCTCCTCATCCTTCGTCGTGAGCGCGACAAGCTGGACAAGACCCTCGGTGGCATCCGCAACATGGCCAAGGTCCCCTCGGCCGTGTGGATCGTCGACACCAAGAAGGAGCACCTCGCGGTGGACGAGGCCCGCAAGCTGGGGCTGCCCGTCATCGCGATCCTCGACACCAACTGCGACCCCGACGAGGTCGACTACAAGATCCCCGGCAACGACGACGCGATCCGCTCCGTCACGCTGCTGACCCGGGTCGTCGCTGACGCTGTCGCCGATGGTCTGATGTCCCGCGGTGGCGGCAACGCCAACGCTGGTGCGTCCGCCGAGGCCGAGCCGATGGCCGAGTGGGAGCGCGAGCTCCTGGCCGGCGAGGGCGAGACCCCCGCCGCGACCGAGGCCCCCGCGGCCGAGGCTGCTGCGACCGAGGCTCCGGCCGCGACCGAGGCCCCCGCGGCCGAGGGTGCGACCGAGACCGCGATCGCCGAGGCTCCGGCCGAGACCGAGGCTCCTGCCGCCGAGGCCACCCCGGAGGCTCCTGCCGCCGAGGCCACGCCCGAGGCCTGA